GAAGAACTGGCTAATCAAGCCAAAGCAAGCACTTTAGCGGAAGTGGATAACGAAAACATTAAAATGAAGTTAACCATTGATCAAGGTAAGGTGAATTTGAATGGTCGTGATGTACCAGAGGAAGAAGTTCAAGGGGCATTATTTATCTTGATGCTTGGGCTGAGTTCAATGGGAATACAGTAAGCACTTACAAGCGGTCAGTTCTTGAAGATTTTTTGCAAAGAACACTATACCTCAAAAGCATAAAAAAGGGCGTAATTTACGCCCTTTTCCATTATTTCACTTTTTGAAGCTTACGATATGCAGCCAACAATTTTTGATGAGCCTGCATATTTTCAAGACTCTCATCAGAACCGCTTAAGCCGTGGAACGGATTGCCACCTTGGACTGCCGACCACGCAAAATCTACGGTTTCTTTACCATACATTTTGTTAAATACCATACGATATTGTTCCGGTTCACGTGTTTCATCTAAGAATAATTCAATCGACTGAATTAAACAACGGTAGTAGTTGTTACGCTCTGCCGAGAAAACCGAAGCATTCATATCTGCCGTCCAGTTTGCCCATTCTAGTGCTTCTTCAAGATTGCCTAAGGCAAGGTGTAACATTGATTTTAACTCGCCGATACGCAAGGTTTGTAAGGCTGAGCCTTTTTCTGCCACCACGCCGATAAACTCACGCACACGGGTCATATCGTCAATGCTTTGTTCGTCCAATTCGTCCAGTAACTCTTGGTAGGTTTCTTGATCGTGGTGGAAATATGGCAAGTCGAGCAAAATCTCACGCCATTCCATACCCATATTGTTGTTTGCATAAATTAAGTCGTCTGACGGATAGATATTTGACATTCCCGGGGCAAGAATACGGCAAGCGTAAACGCCTAAATGTTCGTAATCCATAATATAGACTTCTTGTTTATGCTTATTGAAGATTGCCATTAAGTTGGCAAATTCTTGTTCTGTCGTGCCTGAAAAATCCCAGTGAACGAAATCATAATCCGCTTCAGATTTGAAAAGATCCCACGAAATCAGACCGCTTGAGTCAATGAAGTGAGTTTCAAGGTTAGCGTGATCCGCCACATCTTCATTATTAAATGAAGGCGGTGCGAAAACATCTAGATCTTTCAAGCTACGACCTTGTAATAATTCGGTTACGGTACGCTCAAAAGCGACTTGGAAATTCGGGTGCGCACCGAAAGAAGCAAAGCAAGTACCGTTGTTTGGATTGAGTAAGATCACACAAATCACAGGGAATTCACCGCCGAGTGACGCATCGTAGCAGAGGATCGGGAAGCCTTCTTGTTCTAATTTTTCGATAGAGGCTTTGATTGTCGGGTAGCCGTCAATCACACTTTGTGGAATTTCTGGCAGGCTAATCGCTTCTGTGATAATGCGGTTTTTCACAAAACGCTCAAACACTTCCGATAAGCCTTGTACACGAGCTTCGTTTTTGGTGTTACCGGCAGACATACCATTCGATACGAATAAGTTACCGATGATACTTTGTGGAATATAGACCGTTTGACCGTCGGATTGACGGGTATAAGGCAACGCCACGATACCACGATCGGCATTGCCCGATTGTAAATCGATCAATAAATCAGGGGTTAAATCACCATGAGGGTCAAAGTAGTTACGTAAGAATGGATCTAAAATTCCTTTTGGCAGAGTTTCTTCATCTTCGATTTCAAACCATTTTTCACTTGGATAGTGAACAAATTTGCCTTCGGCAATCTCTTTGCCTAAATAGAAATCCGCCCAGAAATAATTGGTCGATAAACGTTCAAAATACTCCCCTAACGCAGAAGCTAATGCCGCCTTTTTGCTTGCCCCTTTACCGTTTGAGAAACATTGTGGGCAGTCCGCATCACGAATATGTACCGACCATACATTTGGTACAGGGTTGAGCCATGAGGCTTCTTCAATATTAAAGCCTAAGTTTTTCAACTTCGTTTGGAATTTTTCGATACTTTCTTCAAGGGCAGCATCTTTACCCGTAATAAAGGTTTTTTCAGTCATGATTTTTTTCTCTTTGTACAAAATGGCGTGCAGACTATCAAATTCTTGCCGTAAATCAAACAATAGATCAGCTTTTGCAAAAAAAATTCACAATCTGACCGCTTGTTTAGGTAGAATTCATCAATTTTATTATTTATTTGAGATGAAAATGAACTGTGCAGAATTATTAGTGAATGTGACACCGAGTGAAACACGGGTAGCATTAGTTGAAAACGGGATTTTAAAAGAAGTTCACATTGAGCGTGAAGCGAAGCGTGGTATTGTGGGGAATATTTATAAAGGGCGAGTGACCCGTGTATTGCCAGGAATGCAATCGGCTTTTGTAGATATTGGCTTAGAAAAAGCAGCATTTCTTCACGCGTCCGATATTGTTTCTCATACAGAATGTGTCGATGAAAACGAGAAAAAACAGTTTGTCGTAAAGAATATCAGTGAGCTTGTACGTGAAGGGCAGGATATTGTCGTACAAGTAGTGAAAGATCCACTAGGTACTAAAGGCGCTCGCTTAACGACAGATATTACCTTACCTTCTCGCTATCTTGTCTTTATGCCTGAAAATAGTCATGTTGGCGTTTCTCAACGGATTGAAAGTGAGCAAGAGCGTAACCGCTTAAAAGCCTTAGTTGAACCTTATTGTGATGAGTTAGGCGGTTTTATTGTTCGTACTGCAGCCGATGATGTGAGTGAAGAAAGTTTGGAACAAGATGCGGCTTTTTTAAAACGGTTATGGCGTAAAGTATTAGAACGTAAGGCAAAATACCCAGCAAGATCGTTGCTCTATGGCGAACTCGCCCTTGCTCAGCGTGTTTTGCGTGATTTTGTGGGAACACATATAAAATCCATTCAAATTGATTCAAAAATGACTTACGAACAAGTAAAGGAATTTTTGAGTGAGTTTATGCCAGAGTTGGCGGAAAGTGTGAGTTTATATAATGGTTCTCAGCCATTATTTGATGTGTATCGTGTTGAAGATGGTATTCAAAAAGCCTTAGATAAGCGGGTAGATTTAAAATCAGGTGGCTATTTGATTATTGAGCAAACAGAAGCGATGACAACCATTGATATTAATACAGGGGCATTTGTTGGGCATCGAAATCTAGCACATACCATTTTTAATACCAATATTGAAGCAACACAGGCGATTGCGCATCAATTACAACTACGTAATCTTGGCGGTATCATTATTATTGATTTTATTGATATGCAAGAAGAAGAGCATCGTCAGCGTGTGTTAGAGTCATTACAAATGGCATTAAAAGGCGATCGAGTTAAAACCAATGTGAATGGTTTTACTCAACTTGGTTTAGTTGAAATGACACGTAAACGTACCCGTGAAAGTTTAGAGCGTGTTTTATGTTGTGATTGTTCTTCGTGTAAAGGACGTGGAACAATCAAAACCGTAGAAACGGTTTGCTATGAAATTATGCGGGAAATTGTACGCGTTCATCATTTATATTCGTCAGAAAGATACGTCGTTTATGCTTCTCGTAGTGTTGCAGAATATTTGATTAATGAAGAATCCCATGCGCTGATTGCAGAATTAGAAGTCTTCATTGGTAAAAAGGTGGAGATTAAAATTGAACCTTACTACCATCAAGATCAATTTGATGTAGTTGTAATGTAGTTGTGATGTAAATGGAAGATAATTTTTCAGTAATTTTGCAAAAAAATGTCAAAAAAGCTTGAAAAATATAGGGGGGGCTTTAGAATGCGTCCCTGTCCTTTTACTGGACAATACATAAAGCCTTGAAGCATTTATCGCTTCTCTTTTTTATTCACTCTTGGAGAATTCTTAAATGAAAAAATTCGTCGGGTTATTTGCGGCTGGATTAGCAACAGTGGCATTGACAGCTTGTAATGAAGAAAATAAAACTGCAGATGCAGCGAAAGCGCCTCAAGCAGCAGATCAAGGTACAGTTCACCTTTATACGTGGACTGAATATGTACCAGAAGGTTTGTTAGAAGAGTTTACAAAACAAACTGGTATCAAAGTGGTTGTATCAAGCCTTGAATCAAATGAAACCATGTATGCGAAATTAAAAATTCAAGGTAAAGATGGCGGTTATGATGTGATCGCACCAAGTAACTACTTCGTGTCAAAAATGGGACGTGAAGGTATGTTAATGGAACTTGATCACAGCAAATTACCTGTTATCTCAGAATTAAACAAAGATTGGTTAGATAAACCATACGATAAAGGCAACAAATATTCACTTCCACAATTATTAGGTGCGCCAGGTATTGCATTTAATACTAATGACTACCAAGGTGATAAATTCACATCTTGGGGTGATTTATGGAACCCAGAATATAAAGGTAAAGTGCAATTATTAGATGATGCACGTGAAGTATTCAACATTGCATTATTAAAATTAGGTCAAGATCCAAATACGAAAGATCCTGCGGTGATTAAAGCAGCTTATGAAGAGTTGTTAAAATTACGTCCAAACGTATTATCATTCAGCTCTGATAACCCTGCAAACTCATTTATTTCTGGTGAAGTGAGCGTAGGTCAATTATGGAACGGTTCTGTACGTATTGCGAAAAAAGAACAAGCGCCTGTAAATATGGTATTCCCTAAAGAAGGTCCAGTATTATGGGTTGATACTTTAGCAATCCCATCTAATGCGAAAAACCCAGACGGTGCTCATAAGTTAATTAACTACTTATTAAGTGCGCCTGTTTCTGAAAAATTAACATTAGAAATTGGTTATCCAACATCAAACGTGAAAGCGTTAGAAAAATTACCTAAAGAAATTACAGAAGATCCAGCAATTTATCCAACATCTGAAGTGCTACAAAAAAGCCAATGGCAAGATGATGTAGGTGATGCGATTGAACTCTATGAAAAATATTATCAAGAGTTAAAAGCTGCAAAATAATCTCATCATGATGAAAAGCCTCAAGGAAAGTCTTGAGGCTTTTTGCTTTTATGGCGAACTTTTCTACTTATTTTCGTTCTATATTGCCATTAAAATTTATGCTATGATCCAAAGCTAATTTAGTTGAGTTAGAAAATTTATGAATATTCGTTTGAATGTGATTTTGCTCTGTATTGTCGCTGTTTTAGGCGGTTGGTATTATAGCCAGCAGATGACAGATAATTCGGGGCTAGAGCAATTAATTAAAAAAGAAGGGGAGCCAGAATATACGGGTACGAAAATGAGTACGACAGTATATGATTTAGCGGGTAAACCACAGTATTTCGCAGAATCTCAAGAAATTAAGCGATTTGAAAGTACAGAACGAACAGAGTTTTTAAAACCTTTACTGAATCTTTTTGATAAAGAAACAGCGTTAAAACAATGGAAAGTGACGGCTGACTATGCAGAAGTGACAAAGGAAAAAATGCTTAATTTACGAGGTAATGTACGTATTGAAAGTTTAGATCCTACTTCTCGTTTACAAAAAATTGAAACAGAGACATTATCGGTAGATTTAAATACGCAAGATATTTCAACACAATCTGTTGTTAAATCTCAAGGTTTAGGATTTACCACAACAGGTACAGGTTTAACAGGCAATTTGAAAAAACAAGTTGCCACATTATTAAAAGATGTTAAAACTTATATTGAGCCAACAGTAGTGAAGCAAACGGATTCACTAGAGGTTCAACAAGATAAGGATAAAAAATGAAATTAATTAAATCAATTTTAGCTACAGCATTATTAAGTGTTAGTTTTTCTGCAACAGCTTTAAAAGGTGATACAGATAAGCCAATAAATATTGACTCAGGTAGTCAATCCCTTGATATGGAAAATAATGTGGTTGTATTTAGTGATAATGTTGTGATTACACAAGGTTCTATCAAAATTAATGCATCTAAAGTGACGATTACACGCCAAGAAGGCAAAAAAGAGACCATTGATGCATCAGGCGCTCCAGTAACCTTTCAACAAACCTTAGACAATGGTAAACCTGTCAATGGTAAAGGCAATAGCGTACACTATGACTTAGGAACTGAATTCTTAACATTGATCGGTAATGCAGAATTAAAACAACTAGACAGTTTTATCAAAGCAGAAAAAATTACTTATGATGTTAAGAAACAACAGCTTAAAGCAACAAGTGGCGGAAAATCACGCGTAAAAACCGTTTTAATTCCATCACAGTTACAAGATAGTAAGAAAAAATAGGATTAGCCATGCCAACGTTGTATGCGGAGCATCTTGCAAAAAGTTATAAAAATCGACAAGTGGTGAAAGATGTTAGCTTAAATGTCAAAGCAGGGGAGATTGTTGGTTTATTAGGCCCAAATGGTGCAGGTAAAACAACGACATTCTATATGGTTGTCGGGCTTGTTCGTCATGACCAAGGACGAATTTTGATTGATGATAAAGATATCAGTGTTTTGCCAATGCATGACCGAGCTAAACAAGGTATTGGCTATCTTCCTCAGGAAGCATCGATTTTTCGTCGTTTAAGTGTCTATGATAATTTGATGGCGGTATTGCAAATTCGTAAAGATTTAACGGATGCTGAGCGTAAAGCTCGAGCGAATGAACTCATTGCAGAATTTCATATCGAACATATTCGTGATAGCTTAGGACAATCTTTATCTGGCGGTGAGCGTCGTCGTGTTGAAATTGCTCGAGCATTAGCAGCCAACCCACAATTTATTTTATTAGATGAGCCTTTTGCGGGGGTCGATCCGATCTCTGTGATTGATATTAAAAAGATTATTGTAAACTTAAAAGAACGTGGATTAGGTGTATTGATTACCGATCATAATGTACGTGAAACCTTAGATGTGTGTGAACGGGCGTATATTGTGGGAAGTGGTCAAATGATTGCGAGTGGAACGCCAGAAGACGTATTGAATAACCCAGATGTAAAACGTGTCTATCTTGGCGACCAGTTTAAACTTTAATATAACAAGCGGTGAGATTTGTAATATTTTTTGCAAATCTCACCGCTTGAATGTCCTATGATGAAACTAACAACATTTTTATCCCCTGAAAATATTCATTACGGGGTCGAACTTTCAAGTAAAAAACGGGCTTTAGAGTTTATTGGAAAATTAGTGACGGAAAACTTAAATAGCCAATTCCCATGTGATAAAACGCAAGAATTTTGTCCGATTGATTGTTTTACCAATTTATTTAAACGTGAAAAATTGGGGAGTACCGCAATTAATAATGGCGTGGCATTACCCCATGCAAGATTACCGAGTAATGACGTTATTCAATTAAATGAACCTATTGCGATTTTTTTACAATTAGATACACCCATTGATTATGATGCGCAAGATCATAAAGAGGTTGATCTGATTTATGCGATATTATTTCCGGAACAAACTTGTGAACAATATAAAGGCTGTTTACAAGAGATTGCACAACAATTAAGCGATAAAAATTTACTGAAACATTTACGTTCTGCAAATTCATCAGAAGAGATTTGGCAAATATTAACCTATTCGGATCAACATCATGTAAGTTGAGCCAAGGGAATCAAGGGGAAAGTATGGAATTAGTAATAATGAGTGGGCGCTCTGGTGCGGGTAAATCTGTGGCATTGAGAGCATTAGAAGACGTAGGCTATTATTGTGTAGATAATTTACCACTACCTTTAATTCCCCAACTTGCGGAGCATCTTGCAAAATCAGATCGCTCTGCCGTGGTAAGCCTTGATATTCGAAATCTTCCCGATAATCCCGAAGCCATAGAACAAGCATTGGCAGCTTTACCCACCGATATTTCTACAAAATTAGTCTTTCTTGATTGTGGCAGAAAAACATTAGTTCGCCGTTATAGCGATTCTCGCCGTTTACATCCATTATCGACCCAAGATCTTTCCCTAGAAGGCGCGATTGATTTAGAAAATCGCTTACTTGAACCGTTATTTCAGCAAGCCAACTACATTATTGATACAACGCATTTATCTTCCCATGAGCTTGCTGAAAAATTAAGAGAACTGTTGCGTGGCTCTTCTGAAAAAGAGTTGAATATTGTCGTTGAATCTTTCGGTTTTAAATATGGTGTACCTGCGGATGCAGATTATGTCTTTGATGTTCGCTTTTTGCCAAATCCACATTGGAATCCTGAACTACGCCCAATGACAGGATTAGAACAGCCTGTTATTGATTTTTTAGAAAAACAGTCCGAAGTACATAATTTTATTTACCATACTCGTAATTATCTTGAAATGTGGTTACCTTTCTTGGAACAGAATAATCGTAGTTACTTAACAATCGCGATTGGTTGTACTGGAGGAAAGCATCGTTCAGTCTTTATTGCAGAGCAGTTAGCCCAATATTTTATCGGACGGGGCAAGAAAGTTCAGGTTCGTCATCGTAGTTTAGAAAAACATCATAATAAGAAAGCCTAGATATGAAAACAGCAGATTTGATTATTGTTGGTGGTGGAATGGTTGGGATAGCGCTAGCAGGCTTGCTTGCCAATACCTCTTGCCAAATTAAAATTATCGAAAAAAATGCGCCTATACTCTCAGGTGAAATCAGTAATCGTGTGAGTGCAATTAATTTACGTAGTCAGCAAATGTTAGAAAAAGTGGGGGCTTGGCAGCTCATTCCTGAGCAATCATGTTCACCTTATGACCAGATGCTTGTTTGGGAAAAGGACAGTTTTGCAAAAATTCATTTTGATAATCACGATTATGCAATAAAACAATTAGGACTAGAACAGCTTGGTTTTATTATTGAAAATCAGCATATTCAATATGCGTTATGGCAAAAAGTCAGCCAACAATCTAATGTAGAAATCATTTTAAGTACGCCGAAAACGCTAGGAGTGAGCGATAATGGTGTATTTTTAACCTTAGAAAATGGTGAAATGTTATCTGCAAAATTGGTTGTTGGGGCAGATGGGGCAAACTCTTGGGTAAGACAGCAATCAAGAATCCCTTTAATTAGCCGAGATTATCAGCATACGGCATTAGTCTGTAATGTAAAAACCGTAGAGTCGCACCAAAAAGTGGCAAGACAAATTTTTTCACCTGAAAGTATTTTAGCGTTTTTACCGTTAAGAGACGAACATCTTTGCTCTATCGTCTGGTCGTTACCACCAGAGCAAGCAAAACAGCTCGTTGAATGTGATGAAAAACAGTTTAATCAAGCATTAACCATCGCATTCGACAATCAGCTTGGTTTATGTGAATTGCAAAGTTCACGCAATATCTATCCGCTTACAGCACGATACGCAAGAGACTTTGCACAATCAAGAATTGCATTAATTGGCGATGCAGCTCATACCATTCATCCTTTAGCTGGGCTTGGTGTGAATTTAGGCTTTGCGGATGCGATAACATTGGCAACGGAGCTTGAAACACTATTATCCATAGGCAAAGATATTGGTGACTATCGTCATTTACGTCAATTTGAACGTGTGCGTAAGTTGGAAGCAGTCAAAGTATTAGCCGCAATGGAAGGTTTAAAACAGCTATTTTCTGGCGATAATCCATTGAAAAAACTAGTTCGTGGTGTGGGACTAAGTTTAACGAATCAAAATGCCCTAGTGAAAAAATTTATTATTGAACAAGCGATTGGGATTTAATTTGATTGTTTTTTATTCTATTGATTGTTTTTTATTTTATTCAAGGGAACAAATTGATACACCCTAAGTCAAATGGCAGTACAATAGCGAACCTTACAACGATTTTGTAAGGTTTATTTTCTTAGTTTTTAGTATATTGAGGATTGTTCAATGAACAAATTTACCAAAATTAGTGCAGCAGCATTATTAACCGTTTTCTTAGCAGCATGTGATAAACCAGCTCCAGCAAAACCAGCTGAAGCACCAAAAGCAGAAGCAGCTGCTCAAGCGCCAGCAGCACCAAAAGCTGAAACTCCAGCGCCAGCAGCAGAAGCTCCGAAAGCAGATGCAGCACAAGCTCAAGGTGTTGAAGATTTCAAAAAATTAGTAGAATGGAATCAAGCTCAAGAGAAAGCATTAGCAAGCTCTCAAGCTGAGTTACAACAAACTTTAGCAACGCAAGATAAAGCAAAAATCGAAGAAGGCTTAAAAGCATTTACGATTAAAGTTGCGGATGTATTAAAAAGTTTAGATGCTTTAGAGATTAAAAATGCAGATGTATTAGCATTTAAAGCAAAAACAAAAGAAACTTTAGAGTTATCAAATGATTTAATTGCAGAATCTGTAAAAGTGATGGCAAATCCAACACCAGAAGCTCAAAAATTAATTCAAGAGAAATCACAGAAGTTAATGGAAAGCGGTAATGCATTACAAAAACTTCAGGCTGAATTACAACAAAA
Above is a genomic segment from Actinobacillus indolicus containing:
- the ycaO gene encoding 30S ribosomal protein S12 methylthiotransferase accessory factor YcaO; amino-acid sequence: MTEKTFITGKDAALEESIEKFQTKLKNLGFNIEEASWLNPVPNVWSVHIRDADCPQCFSNGKGASKKAALASALGEYFERLSTNYFWADFYLGKEIAEGKFVHYPSEKWFEIEDEETLPKGILDPFLRNYFDPHGDLTPDLLIDLQSGNADRGIVALPYTRQSDGQTVYIPQSIIGNLFVSNGMSAGNTKNEARVQGLSEVFERFVKNRIITEAISLPEIPQSVIDGYPTIKASIEKLEQEGFPILCYDASLGGEFPVICVILLNPNNGTCFASFGAHPNFQVAFERTVTELLQGRSLKDLDVFAPPSFNNEDVADHANLETHFIDSSGLISWDLFKSEADYDFVHWDFSGTTEQEFANLMAIFNKHKQEVYIMDYEHLGVYACRILAPGMSNIYPSDDLIYANNNMGMEWREILLDLPYFHHDQETYQELLDELDEQSIDDMTRVREFIGVVAEKGSALQTLRIGELKSMLHLALGNLEEALEWANWTADMNASVFSAERNNYYRCLIQSIELFLDETREPEQYRMVFNKMYGKETVDFAWSAVQGGNPFHGLSGSDESLENMQAHQKLLAAYRKLQKVK
- the rng gene encoding ribonuclease G → MNCAELLVNVTPSETRVALVENGILKEVHIEREAKRGIVGNIYKGRVTRVLPGMQSAFVDIGLEKAAFLHASDIVSHTECVDENEKKQFVVKNISELVREGQDIVVQVVKDPLGTKGARLTTDITLPSRYLVFMPENSHVGVSQRIESEQERNRLKALVEPYCDELGGFIVRTAADDVSEESLEQDAAFLKRLWRKVLERKAKYPARSLLYGELALAQRVLRDFVGTHIKSIQIDSKMTYEQVKEFLSEFMPELAESVSLYNGSQPLFDVYRVEDGIQKALDKRVDLKSGGYLIIEQTEAMTTIDINTGAFVGHRNLAHTIFNTNIEATQAIAHQLQLRNLGGIIIIDFIDMQEEEHRQRVLESLQMALKGDRVKTNVNGFTQLGLVEMTRKRTRESLERVLCCDCSSCKGRGTIKTVETVCYEIMREIVRVHHLYSSERYVVYASRSVAEYLINEESHALIAELEVFIGKKVEIKIEPYYHQDQFDVVVM
- a CDS encoding extracellular solute-binding protein, with product MKKFVGLFAAGLATVALTACNEENKTADAAKAPQAADQGTVHLYTWTEYVPEGLLEEFTKQTGIKVVVSSLESNETMYAKLKIQGKDGGYDVIAPSNYFVSKMGREGMLMELDHSKLPVISELNKDWLDKPYDKGNKYSLPQLLGAPGIAFNTNDYQGDKFTSWGDLWNPEYKGKVQLLDDAREVFNIALLKLGQDPNTKDPAVIKAAYEELLKLRPNVLSFSSDNPANSFISGEVSVGQLWNGSVRIAKKEQAPVNMVFPKEGPVLWVDTLAIPSNAKNPDGAHKLINYLLSAPVSEKLTLEIGYPTSNVKALEKLPKEITEDPAIYPTSEVLQKSQWQDDVGDAIELYEKYYQELKAAK
- the lptC gene encoding LPS export ABC transporter periplasmic protein LptC, yielding MNIRLNVILLCIVAVLGGWYYSQQMTDNSGLEQLIKKEGEPEYTGTKMSTTVYDLAGKPQYFAESQEIKRFESTERTEFLKPLLNLFDKETALKQWKVTADYAEVTKEKMLNLRGNVRIESLDPTSRLQKIETETLSVDLNTQDISTQSVVKSQGLGFTTTGTGLTGNLKKQVATLLKDVKTYIEPTVVKQTDSLEVQQDKDKK
- the lptA gene encoding lipopolysaccharide transport periplasmic protein LptA gives rise to the protein MKLIKSILATALLSVSFSATALKGDTDKPINIDSGSQSLDMENNVVVFSDNVVITQGSIKINASKVTITRQEGKKETIDASGAPVTFQQTLDNGKPVNGKGNSVHYDLGTEFLTLIGNAELKQLDSFIKAEKITYDVKKQQLKATSGGKSRVKTVLIPSQLQDSKKK
- the lptB gene encoding LPS export ABC transporter ATP-binding protein, with protein sequence MPTLYAEHLAKSYKNRQVVKDVSLNVKAGEIVGLLGPNGAGKTTTFYMVVGLVRHDQGRILIDDKDISVLPMHDRAKQGIGYLPQEASIFRRLSVYDNLMAVLQIRKDLTDAERKARANELIAEFHIEHIRDSLGQSLSGGERRRVEIARALAANPQFILLDEPFAGVDPISVIDIKKIIVNLKERGLGVLITDHNVRETLDVCERAYIVGSGQMIASGTPEDVLNNPDVKRVYLGDQFKL
- a CDS encoding PTS sugar transporter subunit IIA, with amino-acid sequence MKLTTFLSPENIHYGVELSSKKRALEFIGKLVTENLNSQFPCDKTQEFCPIDCFTNLFKREKLGSTAINNGVALPHARLPSNDVIQLNEPIAIFLQLDTPIDYDAQDHKEVDLIYAILFPEQTCEQYKGCLQEIAQQLSDKNLLKHLRSANSSEEIWQILTYSDQHHVS
- the rapZ gene encoding RNase adapter RapZ; this translates as MELVIMSGRSGAGKSVALRALEDVGYYCVDNLPLPLIPQLAEHLAKSDRSAVVSLDIRNLPDNPEAIEQALAALPTDISTKLVFLDCGRKTLVRRYSDSRRLHPLSTQDLSLEGAIDLENRLLEPLFQQANYIIDTTHLSSHELAEKLRELLRGSSEKELNIVVESFGFKYGVPADADYVFDVRFLPNPHWNPELRPMTGLEQPVIDFLEKQSEVHNFIYHTRNYLEMWLPFLEQNNRSYLTIAIGCTGGKHRSVFIAEQLAQYFIGRGKKVQVRHRSLEKHHNKKA
- a CDS encoding FAD-dependent monooxygenase, with the protein product MKTADLIIVGGGMVGIALAGLLANTSCQIKIIEKNAPILSGEISNRVSAINLRSQQMLEKVGAWQLIPEQSCSPYDQMLVWEKDSFAKIHFDNHDYAIKQLGLEQLGFIIENQHIQYALWQKVSQQSNVEIILSTPKTLGVSDNGVFLTLENGEMLSAKLVVGADGANSWVRQQSRIPLISRDYQHTALVCNVKTVESHQKVARQIFSPESILAFLPLRDEHLCSIVWSLPPEQAKQLVECDEKQFNQALTIAFDNQLGLCELQSSRNIYPLTARYARDFAQSRIALIGDAAHTIHPLAGLGVNLGFADAITLATELETLLSIGKDIGDYRHLRQFERVRKLEAVKVLAAMEGLKQLFSGDNPLKKLVRGVGLSLTNQNALVKKFIIEQAIGI
- a CDS encoding lipoprotein HlpB gives rise to the protein MNKFTKISAAALLTVFLAACDKPAPAKPAEAPKAEAAAQAPAAPKAETPAPAAEAPKADAAQAQGVEDFKKLVEWNQAQEKALASSQAELQQTLATQDKAKIEEGLKAFTIKVADVLKSLDALEIKNADVLAFKAKTKETLELSNDLIAESVKVMANPTPEAQKLIQEKSQKLMESGNALQKLQAELQQKFGGK